TAAGTGCTAACGTCATTGACAGTAATATTTAAGGGTGGGGTGGGTGGTTCAGTTCTGTCCGTGCCCTGCTCATCATTATCTACAAGGGTTTTCTGAGGTGAAGctacaacacacagacacaaacaaaaccacaaacaaaactTACCTGTTCTGCCAATAACGAACGGTCACATGTCAAAACAAGAGGCTAGTGTACAGCATCCACACACCCACATTTTTCACCACATTGTGCACTATAAATACAGACTGAATACACATTGACGACATGAATCATTTTGATTTCTGCACCAGGTATCGACAGggttgtttttatcattatttttaaagACAGAATCACTACTAAAAGTCCatatttaattttcattgtcCTTTTTCTTCTCCAGTGAAAGACTTCATTGTGTGTGTCACCAAAGACAAAATGAGTGAACGTAAGTCCATCTATATATTCGATGCTTTATTAGATTAAATGTTATTGATAATTGCTGATGATTTATTAATACGTCTGATGATTTGCTAAGGTAAATATGCAGAAAAAAGTTTAAATGTGAGACTAAGAATGTTTAAttgcaaaaatatatatactgtagTACATAATGTTGGAAAACAGTTTTTTATGAcaggatttattcttgataaagtgtaacaggGTCTCAGTAATCATTGTACCGAGTCAAAAGTATGTAGTaatatgtataaataggaataaaaacgggaatgtgtctgaaaactaaattattccaacttcatgagtAATGGTGTATTTATCCAAGCTATCCTTTAATTTACAGTAcgtctgaaaatatgataaatttCAAGGGTTATTTTCATGTTGCTACTCTCACAGCAGACCAGGAAACTGATGGAAAGCCCACCGAAGAGCAGGTGAAGAACGaggaagcagaggaggagaaggaagagaagaaggaggagggggaggagggggaggagggggaggagggggaggagacgGCTTCTAGTGATTCAGGCTCAGGTTCAGATGAGGTACGACATCTTTTAGATTCTTTATGTATTACTGGGTCTATCCCACTTCATGTCACGGCACTTTGAATAATGTCATTTTGCATCATCTTTTACAGGAAGGAGGAGGGGATGGAAAGGTATTTTCATTTTGATTGATAACCACAGTATAcagcattttctctgtttctgaaagtAGTTTCCCCACTGCTCTTATGTTTGCAGGGAAAAAAGAAGGGTCATGGGAAGAAACGACGAGGAGGACGGGgaaagaaggagaaaaaagagaaaagagaaaaagactACAGACATGCTTGAATCTTGTCCTTGTTGATGATAATGTAAAGAAAGGAACACAAAATCTTGAATAAACTAATCTTGTAAAATGACAACAGCTTTTTCCAttattcacaaaaataaaaatgtgtagcacgttacaaaaaaaaaaaaattacaatgagCCATTTTGCATCGTGCATCTGCCCTAATGCAATTTGAAGGATGCGCACGAACTGCATATTGGCAATTTGATGCTTCAACACAAATGCAACTGATATTTTATAGTTTAGCGCAATCATTTTTTTGTTCGTTTAAGGCCTTTTTAATGTGCTCATTACTCTGTAGGACAGTGTATCAGTCAGAAATATGATGATGTGGGTTTGTGGAAAATATGTCTGCCATAAAAGCaacattaaaaagacaaaagatgATAAGTTAGAACACATATCAATTACTACCATATATCTAACACTAACAACTAGTGGAAATATTGAGTATGAATGAGACAGAATACACATTTCTAATCCTTAATTTTTCTTGGCTACATTCATAACTCATTTCTAAAtgcatttgtttatttggagaGAAAACAAGAAACTAGTGTTTTATACTACTATGAATTTAGTAGTGTCACTTTAATGTGAAATGTTTGAGtacaggacagaacaggaccagtgACAGGCAATTTGACAAGATTTTAACAATGGTATAAAATATTTTCAATGCCATCATTATGTTGACATTTGGACTTGTTTTTAATTAACACATTAATCACAGCCTTAGTAATCCAACCGTTTGTCCACAACAGTGAATGGGAAATGCTCCTGGCAGTCTAATGAGTCATGACGAgactgaaaaaatatgaataggATAGTTCCCCTTCGCATAAAGTCTATCACAGACGGGGACACTGCATTCAGTGATTCAGTATGTTCAGTATGTTTCTTACTAAACAAATCTGTTATTTACAGATGTCAGTGGCTcagttaaaagcaaaaaaaaaaaaaaaaaaaaaaagaaatggcatCATCGGTCAAGAACAGAGTTTCCAGTTATTAGTCTGCCCCATTTCAACTGATAAGAGGGGGAttgtatgaaaacaaaacataaaacaggaaGAAAGAACTCATCATGAGATTGTCGTGTATGTTTGAACAACCTCCCTTTCCATCGTACAGTGCTTCAGAAGAGTCCGTTGACCTGTTCGGTTTCAGGGTCCAGGTCAATATCATAGAAACAAGGCCTGGTGGGAAGGCCAGGAATTGTTGGCATCTATAAGGAAGACACAAATAAAGAAAGCAGAATAAATGATTAAGACTAATTCAATAAACATTATGGAAGGTGCATATCTGACATTCCTAAAACTGTACTTTTAACTAAACACTGCACAGACAATATATGatatacagacaaaaatactaAGACACATCACACCTATAGTTTGTAGGACTTTCCATTCTAATAGGTTTGTGGTATTCTCAtgaaaaaatgttcatgtcagttttTGTCAATAATCATCCCAACAAATGCAATAATGTCAATGTTTCTTCTAAGTTTAAAGGTTTATTTTTCTTCACGACTGAAAGTTGATGAGACCAGATTCTTACTTTTGTCTTAAAGTGATAATTCATGGTCAGAActtgaaaaatatttcagaaatataaatgcagaatatttaaaacattaaaGTCTGAAGCATTTTGTAAGCGTTTTAAATGACACTATAAATAAAACGTTGACTGCAATATTTATAGTTACAGAAAATGACATAATGACTGATGATCTGTTGTTATTGCTTTGTAGCCCAACGCCCTGTTAGCAATGAAATATATGAATTCAATGCATCCTAATAGCTTTGTCCATATACTGGATTTCATGACAAGTCATTTTATTATCACTGCATTTTAAATTAAgattcaagatttctttaaaaTTAAgtgagtaattataatttaagaggtctttatatttttgaatgtactaaagtgaggacaaatgtgaagtctagatgtattTCCATTGtgtgtgtgaaattatggaatggacttgcaTTTAAGATGttaacaaagtttaaaaaatgccttaaatataaaattattcaggaatattaagttgagatggtagatatgtttttgttgttgatttttttgttaaaacaagaatgctgtacacatttaatttaaaataagtagtgtatcaggtgaaaaggataggcaaaaaaataagcttttgcttctagcctattcctattttggttttatgtttgttgtactgggtgcaatgattgatgtacagaccaaaaataaacaattcattgaTTCAAGTAACACTCAATACATGTTCTATTTGGCAAAAATAGGCAGGGTCACACCCTTTCTGGTGTGGTCCACAGGTTTTAACTTCAGAAAAATGATAAATGGCGGTTAACCACAAATATGATGTTTCCTTATAAGAAGAAAAATACAATTCTTGAAAGCTGCAGTTTGTTGTATTACAGTAAGGGAACATCTTgttacataaacataaaaaacggACATCACATCACACTCTACAACTAAACTCAGATAATACATAGACATTAATTATTGCTCCCGATTAGTTATCCCTTGGGTACCCCAGGCTCGTCCATCCAGTTGAGTCTTTGAAATCTGGATGTTCTTTTGAACTCAGCAACGTCTCTTAAGCAATTAGAAACTGCTTTTTCCAGCTGAGGAATATTTCTAAGCTGAGAACCCTGGTGTCGAAGGTGGAACTTGAAATGATCACTCAATTGTTCCTGCTTAGGTTACTGTAACAGCCTTTTTACTTGTCTGAGCCAAAAAGAGCTCCATTGCCTCCAGGCTCCAGTAGGAGAGCACACATCACACCAGTTTTGGCAgaactacactggctcccagTTCATTTTAGGTCACACTTTTAGAGCTTTAAATGGTCAAGCTTCTGCTAACATTACTCAGATGCTGAAATGCTATACTCCTACACACTCTGCCACTGTCTCTGCACACTATAAACTCTGTAGAGTCTTCTAAAAAACAGCTGTAGAGGCTGTTGTTCACAAAGGCTTTTAGTTAGGTGTgtctttttaatgaattttttttacattatctaTTTTACTGTTAAACACTTAGTGAATTCcttctgtgaaaagtgctatacaaatgaaGTTTACTTATACATTTCAACTAGCCCTTCAAGAACAAAGTATCAAAACAGCTGAAAATCACTATCATGACTATAATCACTATACTGTAGCTCCGAGCAGCTTGTGGACAAAATCACAATGAAGGTGTGTAGTCTTTCAGTTAATGTATTTTCATGATCTACTATTCAACACTTTTAAAGCCCACTGCAGATTTCTTGACTTGAAAGATAATCTTTTATTTTGACAAACATCATGTGTGTAAATACTGGTATAATTCAAGCAGAAGTGAGAAATAACTTGTCTCTTGATACTGACTGTAATAACTAAGGTCACATGGGGAGTTTTCCTCCTGTTCCAAAGTGTACGACACTATATGATCAACAGGTTTTGTTTTTACCATGTTCATCAATTGTGTACCGTGTGCAAACGGGTGTAGAAAATCCAGGTGTGAATAATGCAATGGGGTTTAACGCTGAGTTCAAACAATGCATTGAGTTGGTACACTATACACTGACAATAAGGGAAGGGATTGGTCTGTCCGTCCCCTCTGTTCCCCTGAGATCCACTCCTGGTAGGGCAGACCACTAGATCAACTCCTATGGTGCATTCTTTTCTATTTTTCCTTTTACCTCCTTTTTCTTATTattcttttgcttttttccagCATACAGAAGTGGATCTGAAGCTGATGTCACCAGTAAcctctacatcagtggttctcaaaccagtggagtaccccctgaaatgtatttttttagccccaagtacccccaactcttgcttcagcatttttgattgaaaaaaaatttggcaaaatttgttcctgtgccaaaggtgtctgtttatattttgtaaaacttcattaaaaaaaaaacaacaacaacatatatttaactgtaatacataaaaaaataacacctttttaagtacattttgtgtataaaacataactgaaaagtgccctctttcattgataagaaaactaaattggtcattaataaatgaacctttcatcaacaaaaaataattatttagctactcaaaataaaaccttttgaataatataaaatagaaatgttcttaaaatgttaccaaagtttaaacaaaataattgacaataaaactactatatgaatgtatttattctattttatatttcagcattaattatcattatttattttgtattctgtacatgatggcttatttaatgtatttttccaaaaaaagttTCAAGTACTCCGCTCTACATACGAACCCCTGCTCTACATAATACAGGCTGTTTAAATTAGGATATCCTCTGGAGGTTCACTTAAGTTTATTATTACTTCATGGTGATATGAGAAAACTGTCATTTCTTCTCTTGTAATTTCTGGAACATGTGTGCTGTTCCAATCCTCTAGACTATGCTGAGGTTAAAGAACAAAGCAATATATGGACTAAAGATATAACAATCCTTCTAAatc
This portion of the Sphaeramia orbicularis chromosome 22, fSphaOr1.1, whole genome shotgun sequence genome encodes:
- the LOC115413425 gene encoding neurofilament light polypeptide-like, whose amino-acid sequence is MSEHQETDGKPTEEQVKNEEAEEEKEEKKEEGEEGEEGEEGEETASSDSGSGSDEEGGGDGKGKKKGHGKKRRGGRGKKEKKEKREKDYRHA